In Asterias rubens chromosome 17, eAstRub1.3, whole genome shotgun sequence, the genomic window ATGCATCTGGAAACATTTATGTAATAAACAATGTGATCACTGACCGAAACACTTTGTAATATACCTTTGGAAAGAGGACAAAATTCTCTTCAATCGTCTCACTTTATAGGTGCCCTAATGGTTTAAAGTTACaggaaaaaacaagaaaattagaTACTTGGGGAAAAAAAGGTTGCTTCTCAGACAATAAAAATACTGGACACAAACCAAACTTGACAAGAGTATCATGGCTGGAAAGAGTGTTTCCTTAGCTTCAAAATAATACATAACTTGTCAACATGTTCCATTCTGACGATGATGGAGGACGTTCCACTCTATCAATAACCTAACATTTTCCTCAGAAAATTTTCTCTGTCTAATATGGCAAAAACTCACATCAAAACAGTGCAACCCTTGTGCTGTGGACTTCACCTCTTCCGCTGGAAATTTAGACTATTCAGCCcaaatatttatcaaaattgACATGAAACTCAGCGAAACATGTCTGATTGTAGCGTGTATTGAaagcaaaggattgtgggataCATTTCTGGTATAAAAATAGTCTGTAGGGGTAACGAATGACGAGTATATCAAGCAAAAAATCACTACGGAAAATCATGTAGCTCAGCTTTTGTAGCGTTTGCTTGGCTACGTATTATTACATAGCTCGGCAGATATGGGTTAAGTGACTGAAGAGAGATGCAACTTGGGGTTAAGTGTAGAGGCACAATTAACAATAATACAGGGTATACATGTAAAGTCAAGAAATCAAAATAAGGTCAAAACTAAAGAGGATGTTGATGGTTAACGTTATGCCTAATGATGAGGAAGTGTATAAGTGTTGgggtcgagcggttaagagcaccgcattcaaactctgctgtttctgatcagcagagtgtaggttcgaatccccagctgtgacacttgtgtccttaagcaagacacttagccattgcttcgtccttcgaatgggacgtaaagccgttggtcccatgtgttgtgtaacgcatgtaaaagaacccagtgcacttatctaaaagagaaggggttcgccccggtgttcctggctgtggctgctgtacgCGCTGTAGCACCTTTGAAACCCTTtaataaggtgctaaataagtgggtctcagaattcatcactgcaattacctatctttctgagagtttgagtaccttgtttggtagcgctatataagacttaataatagtaattaataataataattgtggcttcttatatagcacacatctccgtcacccagtgacgctcctggcgctgtaacatacagtatgtCCTGCAATATGTTGGactaagtttgaattatgagacctaattcttatagcaccatgtaatgctttactaggtgctgtggcgcaatttgctgccgatcggaccagggacagtggggcgaaccccttctctttttgataagtgcactgggttcttttacttcGTTAAGACTTTGATACTAATAATCCAAATGGAGGACAATGGTTTTAAACAGCAGACATGATTGTCAGATTCATGGATGTGGCTTATTACTTTTGAATCTCAATAAATAATGTATGGAATGCAACTATGGAATTGAGTAAGTGTTCCTTTTTGTGGGCATCCCTACGGTCCCTTgtccttaaaacaaaaatatcaaagatATCTTGTGTAAGATcccaaatattttaaattaaatgtgAGATTTTTATGCACATGTAACATTGTTTTAACAGCAAATCACAAACAGTAAAAGCATGAAATAATCATGTTCTTCAAAGATTATGTCATTTTTAATTTGTGCTGTACATGCATGCCATATAAAGCCGTCCCAGTTGTCAACACAGCAATTACACCATAGCTCACTCTCTTCTGGAAGGCAATTTGTCACAGATTTCATGAACCAACCTCACAGAGGTCAAACTTGCTCTAAAGATAATCACAATTGAAGTTACAAACCTGAACACATTTTAGGATTAAGATTTGGTATAATGAAAGATAATGTATATTTGCAGTCCAAATAGTGACTGAACAAGTTTTCAACTTATGACTTTTGAGTAACATTCACTTTGTGAAACCTGCAACGAATTGTTGACTTTTTCAAAGTGTTCTTTCTCATGTTTAAACAACAGGCAAAGCGATAGGAAGTGCTGTAGTATTCAAACTCTGTACTTGTACTACTCGAGCAACGCTTTGTTGGTCAAAGTCAAAATAGTGAAACTATTTATTCTTTTCATAAGTATTTTTGACTaagatttttgaaaaatgtaggaaaacgttgccttggatcggtcgttCGAAATAGCATGGTTTCCCTTTTACGTCATAATTCTAACAGGGttggccattttatggagtcaaaatattgactccacaaaatggccgactgtgttttttttacaaagtaaaaggaaaaccgtgcaatttcgaggcacgtttgtgtggatttttatattttactattaaattatctatctaaccatttacATTTCTtgcggtttcaaacgcttttcaagacCCACTCGTCCGAGCACATAATGTATGTGTGGATTGTTAAATGTACGTACAATCTTCCCAAGAACTCTTCTCTGTCACATAGATTGGAACTGAAATGAACCTTGAATTTATAATTAGAAAAGTGTGTAACAACTTAACAACATGTtaaccgtggtcaagtggttagactgcaggacttgcaatcacaaggttgtgggttcgaatccccagctaaccgctgcagctgatttcacaatgactagaataaatattgtcatctagttaatgaatcacaatttcttgatttgtgtaattaataatcatagacgttaaaccaatgtttgtatgagagagattggctgtagccagcttggtgtttatatccctttgtgggagtttgccgagttcccttgatggggagatcattcaaacaaacaaacaaacaaacaaacaagcttAAAAAACGGTTCACAGAATTTTACTCTATTTTACCCAAAACAATCATAACTCATGAACCAGACATTGGATTCTTTTCATTCAAATGTTTCAGAAAGGGCTCTTGagcttttaaggcagtggacactattggtaattacttaaaataattattagcataaaaccttacttgctaacgagtaatggggagatgttaaCTATGAATtagagtagtttttgagaaagaagtaattttccacaaatttgatttcaaaacctcgaggtctcgaaatcaggcatctgaaagcacacaacttcgtgtgacaagggtgttttttctttcattattatcttgaaacttcaacgaccgattgtttttacaaattttcatacgttttttattttgtgcatatgttgagatacaccaagtgagaagactggtctttgacaatctttaaaaaaatgcgaCACAGTGTGCGACTTCATTTGGCCTTGATTTCCggtgcaaaccggaagttgaagtttattatttgaaaaatgtatCAATTACATCTTAATGACATCACTCACAAATACCTGGATCTGTTGTTGACAAAAACTGAATgtctagttttatttttatgcccCGCCGTGGTTGGCGAAGCCAGCAAAAGGGACATCGACTGTTTCCTTCTGAGGGTGTGTGTGTGCTAAGGTGTTGTATGGCTTGGGTGGGTGTGGTTGACTGTTTCCTTCTGAGGGTGTGTGTGTGCTATGGTGTTGTATGGCTTGGGTGGGTGTGGTTGACTGTTTCCTTCTGAGGGTGTGTGTGTGCTATGGTGTTGTATGGCTTGGGTGGGTGTGGTTGACTGTTTCCTTCTGAGGGTGTGTGTGTGCTATGGTGTTGTATGGCTTGGGTGGGTGTGGTTGACTGTTTCCTTCTGAGGGCGGGTGTGTGCTATGGTGTTGTATGGCTTGGGTGGGTGTGGTTGACTGTTTCCTTCtagggtgtgtgtgtgtgtgtgctatGGTGTTGTATGGCTTGGGTGGGTGTGGTTGACTGTTTCCTTCTGAGGGTGTGTGTGTGCTATGGTGTTGTATGGCTTGGGTGGGTGTGGTTGACTGTTTCCTTCTGAGGGTGTGTGTGTGCTATGGTGTTGTATGGATTGGGTGGGTGTGGTTGACTGTTTCTTCTGAGGGTGTGTGTGTGCTATGGTGTTGTATGGCTTGGGTGGGTGTGGTTGCATGCAAATTAAAACTCAATGAGGACTCAGATGTCAACTTAAAACTTGATGTGTGATTTGGTTTTTGGATTCCCCCAAGAAGCCTGTCATTTGAACCCCTTTGGTCACAATGTCAAGCTCATTGTGGCTAAAACAACAATCTTTGCTGGATTGGTAATTTGAGATGGACTTTGCAGATCATCtacaaacttggtttgtggattgatCTTGGGGTCCCTCAAaggggacccccccccccatacaaaTGTCAAgaactaaataaataatgtcTAAGCAATACTTCTACAAGGTGATCAACTCCAAAATGAACAGTCAatgcaaaattaaattattctATGCCTAAGAAAAAAACAGATGCCTCTGTGATAAAGTATTCAAGGGTAATGAAACAACATGGGTGAGATGATATGTTGAAATCAGTCATGAAAACTTGCCAGTTATCATGTGACATGGCGACTCATatgaaatattgttattttcttcatgTTTATCAGGTACATTCCTCAAAGGTTTTTTTAATGAACACAGCCAAACTATCAGCCCCAAAACATCCCCAAAACATTTGCAATAGGATGAGACACCCACCAGTTTGTTGAATTTACACCTAAAACACTTTGAGACTTTACAAACAATCTTTGAAgactttgtttttataattcttTTGATTCACTGCAattttattgttataattatatatataatgCCAACAAAGTGATGACAAATATTGTGTTTTGATCTCCATTGTgtagtttggatttattttaaaatacaacTTATGACTTAGTTACTGTTAACACATCCttacaaaatataattatgaaagataaacaatattaatatcTAATTATTGAATACAAATAATTCATGTCAAACAGTAGTCCATTATTATATGAAAAATTAACTGTATAATAACTAGAGTGAATGACTTGTGAACTTTTACAAGTTTAATTGAGGGTACATAATCAAAAGTTTGCTTGAAGTCAAAGGTTGCAGACATGAACAAATACTTCCAAAATCATGACCAtgataaatgtaaacaaaaaatatttcatattaaattCTACtccactgtgagaaatggctccctctgaagtgacgtacttttcgtgaaagaagtaattttccgtgtatttgattttgagacctcagatttaaaatttgaggtctcgaaatcaagcatctaaaagcacacaacttcgtgtgaccatggtgcgacaatgatgtttttctttcattaatatctcgcaacttcgacggccgattgagctcaaattttcacaggtttgttattttagtttatgcatataaatgttgagatacattcactgtgaagactagtctttgacaattaccaatagtgtccactgcctttaaggaaacttTCAATATTGGGTCACTGTCCAACTTCTTGCACTCTTCTTGTCCTGACTTTAGTCAATCCTCAAGTTTTTCCTTGCGAGCTCCCAATAATTCACTTTTGTGGTAAAATTTCAAAGTTACATTTACTTGAAAGTAATTTATTAGGAGTGTTGATTTTGTATAAACATTGACACACACCAGGACTTAGGGTTAGAGCTGGGATGGGAGCTGCGACGTTTAGGTTTACTTCATCATTCTAATAACAATATGTATTGTACATTTATTCAACAAAATCAGGATTAAAGAAGAGGATACCATGTGCAGCGGGTAAACAACCAAATCAGTGCTCTTCCTGACATGCAGGAATTGTTTGGAATCACAGATTTCGGATTTGTTTCTTTTAGGAATTGTTGAAAcaatgtttcttattttgttgacTTCAACTTGGGTTATCTCTCAAGACATCATTGCTGGCTAGTACTCCTAATACTGAACAGAAAGTTCTTTTCAAAGATGTCAGCAAAGACAtgcatacatttttattttatttcaataagcTGTTTATAAGCTGTTCTCGTGCATTGTTTGGGTATAGATAATTTGATAGACTTTACTATGCcttctgtttaatttttttgtgtaaaaaccAATGGGGACAATGAAAATGTAGATCTGCACAAAGAAAAGTTCATGATTTACCAtgaagggggagggggtaaaATGTTCAATTATTCTGTTGTAGCCAAAGGCGTTGTTCTTAATCGAGGGTCTACAAATGCTGCTCGTGATGTAGTCTGGAATGAATTATATTCTTGCTTGGTCTTTGTTGGGTCCAGCTCAGGTTGGGAAGCTGGAAATGCTCTTGCTTCTCGGGCTGGTGATAGAACAGTGTAACCAAAACTGAATGTGATAACATTCCATAAATCTGTTATTAAAGATATTCAAACtaagttcttaaaaaaaatgattattgATGTATGCTAGTATATTTGTCAGTAGTTATACTTGTGACAAGTTGTGACAAGTTACAACTGCAAACTTGAGAGtcacaaaaatttcaaaatgcaaaAGTCAGACAACATTTCATCTAactataacaatattgtttgttatcgcatattttttttaaataattacgtTTATTGAAAACAGGGTTCAAATCAAAAGAACTCATTATTTGCATTGAATATTGCGTGACAAACCAACTTAGAACAAATCAAGAGTTCATTTTCCGACATAAACACACACACTCATGTTCCGGTAGCTCCATGTTCAGACACCTTTATAAAGAAACTTAATTTCTCTACAAACATGAATTGAATGTAAGGTGATTGAAGGAAAACAGAATATGAATAACTTACCTGCTAAATGGACTAGGGTCTTGGGAACTTCTTTCCTCTCTGTTTTATAAGAGTCCATATGTGTTGTTTCAAAGTAGTGTTCAAACTGCAACCAAAATATTGGAGGATAAAACAGGTACCCATTGTAAGCATGCAAGTTACTTGTAACAGATATTATGTATGTAGATGGATTTTAATAGATTATTTGCTACCTTCTTTGATGAACTGTGCCTGTGTGAAGAGCTCTCATTGGATGAGAGTAGCAAGTACAcgtgtgcacttttccattgttctACACAAGATGGTGGCCAATGGCATGTATTGCAACCCATTAAAATATAACAAGAAGGAGtaagcaaaattaaaatgattgaagtattgtttgtttgttttgggggtttgtttcatttgtttctttttttcccgttttttcAAAGTTGTAGTTTAAAATGCAACAGTACAACTAAAAAGTAAGaatttttgagtttttttgtgtaatttgaaaCTTGTTGTAGgcactctggacttgttgtcggcttgTGTTTTAGCCGTGTTTgacggtcgcactaaataccgacaactcacgacccttcacgacaacaatttttaaatgcactttaagaaaacatttgaacatttgtatttttaactgaaaaaaaagtgttttttaccctGAGTTTAgaaacgaacggaaatatttgcaatgttgtctttcgacgtacttggacgatttcatacaaaattaattaattgttgAGAGCCATGATACAGAAAACAACACTCTGCTGGTTGAAATAAAAGCAAAGAGACATTTGAAGACACTTTTTTGGGCCAACACACaatcggtaattttcaaaagtGAATGTTGAACATAGAAACAAATGGGTCGCTATTGAAGGCACTGAATATTATATTCCGAACATCAGTGCACACTTATCCCGTTTCATGTACAAAGTCAAAAGAcattagtattttttttcaattcaaagaaaacatacaattacttcccgtcaaccatacggaccgagttgacttgggaccgatatgacttgggaccaagttgactgggaccgagttgacttgggaacGAGTTGACTCATAAGCAAGAAAATACCCCttcaaattgtgtgctttttgtgtaattttatgaCAGAACACGATCCGAGTTCATagaaatttgttttagtttactCCAAAGAATGGGTTCTGTGAGAccactacttctagaaactataagacTCCCCGTGAGCGGGCGCCTTAGTTTCTAGGTAGAAGTAGGGGACCTCATACTCCAGTCTAGCATGTCTTGCTAGGGTAGGGTAGCTAGCTCCGTTTGTTACTCTATCTATTTCTCTTTTTTATCTAAACTCTAGCTGGTTTGTTTGTAGTACGTAGAAACCAAATACTGACCTGGGATGGTAACCTTTTTGGTACTCGAACTCGTTCAATATCGAACCTCTCTTCGTTCCAGTTACCCACTAGGGTTTGCGGGGAGTAACAGTCTTCTTTAGTTGTGGTTCTCCATCCGTATTGTTTAAACTTGGTATCATCTGAAGTGTGCTGCCAAACCTCACCAAGACCCGATGCCCGCACCATCGAACGGAACGCAACTTCATCCTCCGCCATTTTTTCCAATCACCAGCAGTAAGTTACAGAAACAAGCTGGAGTTGAGAGTATTGGCTATTGCcactgttgtttttatttaagttttagcTAGGATTTTAGTGAGACAAAATAAAGACTAAAGAGCACAGCAGTCAGATCGGAGGATGCAATAAAACGGGTTtaacaatttgtaaacaaactaaATGGTGCTACACTAGCTGTCGGTACCTAGACGTCTACATACGGAAATTCTGATCCTACACACAGAAAAATTACGGATCGTTGAGTGTGCACCACCCGGCCCCATGGCATGACTAGACTGCGCGAGAACAATCTGCGTCTAACGCGTTGCCATGGCGCCCGTCCCAGctgatgtaattttgttttccccagTACGACAAAGGGCAGATATTAAACGTAAACTGCCGGGCCCAAcgtagacttgatgacaagtcgttaggcgctgcctatttgtctgcctttcatgcaacagtcacagtgcgatgttacacatgcaaccgtcgtaggtagcgcgaggttgcgactgactcacacacacatactggaaTCGAGGGTGTGTGCATCGTCCCCGTAGCTAcgccgcgctgtaactacacaccgcgcttaacaattactgtcttgacttcaagactaggcCCAACGGGAAACTTTGGAacgttaggtggcagcagacttaccagatttCCATTCCGGTGTCATGACAAAAACGCGTTCGTTTAGTTTCGTGCTCCTTCGCTGCGCTCattacgcatgaaaaacagtttaaattTATTGTAGGACTCACAACAAACACACCTTGAAAACATTACTTTTAGTTTCAGAATTTATGAAACCATGGGAGTGGGCCATTGTTAAACTGCATAGTGTACTAAACATTCAAATACAGTGTAGATGTAGACAATTAgtataatagttttttttaaacaagttacTGAGTAGTTTAGTACAGGTCATATATTATCACCGTTTCTCAATGATTCATCTGAATCATCGCTCTTTAAGCCCTCCGGGTTTACCGGGATCTCTCTCAAATTAAACTTCGCATTATAGTTCATTTCAAACAATTTATGTGATGGTTCCTTTATAACTTTATTTGATAATTATAATTACTAAAAtcctttacacaaatatttcgaAATGTAACGTGGGTCAGGgtgttatacgcctctcttaatatttatgcatgatgtcatcattctaacccaaaatgaagctattgcgcacgtccgccactacttgcagtggc contains:
- the LOC117301246 gene encoding UPF0686 protein C11orf1 homolog: MAEDEVAFRSMVRASGLGEVWQHTSDDTKFKQYGWRTTTKEDCYSPQTLVGNWNEERFDIERVRVPKRLPSQFEHYFETTHMDSYKTERKEVPKTLVHLAAREARAFPASQPELDPTKTKQEYNSFQTTSRAAFVDPRLRTTPLATTE